A single region of the Oryzias latipes chromosome 21, ASM223467v1 genome encodes:
- the sp3 gene encoding transcription factor Sp3 isoform X2, translating into MAALDADGSQNDFVQEEEDRGNQPSDPSAQLTGTDRWQVVTPTTTAKDDSGIIQIQSQGILTSNGQYVLPLQNLQSQPIFVTSGRDASSANSVPNIQYQVIPQIQTADGQLSFSASSVEAQSLTQDATGQIQILTDGSQSLGVATSASILNNNQNLLSQTGNVQQIQGVSVGSSTFTNQGHVVTSVPVGLPGNITFLPINSVDLDSLGLSGAQTIATGVTADGQLIMASQPAESSESLAKPEDHLSQTLPASDSNANSEMFGSSSSSQLHASANENDLLTQDSSAGQTDSSAAIEESYAQQNQEQSVQVSSAQPVLQLQQVPLQTTNGQVVQSIASAGGQNLQNVQLINPGTFIIQAQTVTPSGQIQWQTFQVQGVQNLQNLQLPTTPPQQITLAPMQTLSLGNISAGQIPNLQTVTVNSMGQQEGNQGAAADIQIKEEPDSRDWLGTDSTLNPSDLSNLHARLVDDDDQLGQEGKRLRRVACTCPNCKDSGGRGSGTGKKKQHICHIVGCGKVYGKTSHLRAHLRWHSGERPFVCSWMFCGKRFTRSDELQRHRRTHTGEKKFVCPECSKRFMRSDHLAKHIKTHQNKKGVNSGGAVVASMESAGSSDSIITTAGGTTLILANIQQSSNNAQDILANAEIPLQLVTKVSASEVME; encoded by the exons ATGGCTGCCTTGGATGCTGATGGAAGCCAGAACGACTTTGtacaggaggaggaagacaggGGGAACCAG ccGTCCGATCCATCTGCACAGCTCACTGGAACAGACAGGTGGCAGGTGGTAACCCCCACCACAACAGCAAAGGATGACTCTGGAATTATACAGATCCAAAGTCAGGGAATCTTAACGTCAAACGGACAGTATGTTCTTCCTCTCCAAAATCTACAAAGTCAACCAATCTTCGTGACGTCGGGAAGGGACGCCTCCTCTGCCAATTCAGTGCCTAACATTCAGTATCAAGTAATTCCTCAGATCCAGACGGCAGACGGGCAGCTGAGCTTCTCCGCGTCCAGCGTGGAGGCTCAGAGTTTGACTCAGGACGCCACAGGGCAGATTCAGATCTTGACTGACGGCAGCCAGAGTCTGGGTGTGGCCACATCTGCAAGCATCCTCAACAACAATCAGAACCTCCTTTCACAGACTGGTAATGTGCAGCAAATCCAAGGGGTTTCTGTTGGCAGCTCCACTTTCACCAACCAGGGCCATGTTGTTACCAGTGTGCCTGTGGGCTTGCCCGGGAATATTACCTTCCTTCCTATTAACAGCGTTGACTTGGACTCCCTTGGCCTTTCGGGGGCTCAGACTATAGCAACAGGAGTTACTGCTGACGGCCAGCTGATTATGGCGAGCCAGCCTGCAGAGAGCTCGGAGAGCCTGGCCAAGCCAGAGGACCACCTCTCACAGACACTACCAGCAAGTGACTCGAATGCAAACTCTGAGATGTTTggctcctcatcttcatctcaGCTGCATGCTTCAGCAAATGAGAATGATCTGCTGACACAGGACAGTTCTGCAGGTCAGACCGACTCCTCTGCTGCTATTGAAGAAAGTTATGCTCAACAGAACCAGGAGCAGAGCGTGCAGGTGTCTTCAGCCCAGCCGGTCCTCCAGCTTCAGCAGGTGCCTCTTCAGACCACCAACGGTCAGGTGGTCCAGTCCATAGCATCAGCAGGCGGGCAGAATCTCCAAAATGTCCAGCTGATCAACCCGGGGACCTTCATCATTCAAGCTCAAACGGTCACACCATCCGGTCAGATACAGTGGCAGACCTTCCAGGTCCAGGGAGttcagaacctccagaacctccagcTGCCCACCACGCCACCCCAGCAGATAACCCTGGCACCTATGCAGACCCTGTCTCTGGGAAACATCAGTGCAGGGCAGATTCCCAACCTACAGACGGTCACCGTCAATTCAATGGGCCAGCAGGAGGGAAACCAGGGCGCCGCTGCAG aCATTCAGATCAAGGAGGAGCCGGACTCCCGAGACTGGCTCGGCACAGACTCCACACTGAACCCAAGCGATCTGTCCAACCTTCACGCCAGGCTTGTAGATGACGATGACCAGCTTGGCCAAGAAGGCAAGCGGCTGCGCAGAGTGGCGTGTACCTGTCCAAACTGTAAAGACTCAGGTGGCAG AGGATCCGGCACAGGGAAGAAGAAGCAGCACATCTGCCACATTGTGGGCTGTGGGAAAGTTTATGGAAAGACATCACACCTGCGAGCACACCTGCGCTGGCATTCTGGGGAGCGACCTTTTGTCTGCAGCTGGATGTTCTGTGGGAAGAGGTTCACACGCAGCGATGAGCTGCAGAGGCACCGGAGAACACACACTG GCGAGAAGAAGTTCGTCTGCCCAGAATGTTCCAAGCGCTTCATGCGGAGCGACCACCTGGCGAAACACATCAAAACCCATCAGAACAAAAAAGGCGTGAACTCTGGCGGCGCCGTGGTGGCCTCGATGGAATCGGCAGGTTCCTCCGACAGCATCATCACCACGGCAGGCGGGACCACCCTCATCCTCGCCAACATCCAGCAGAGCTCCAACAACGCCCAGGACATCCTGGCCAACGCAGAGATCCCCCTGCAGCTCGTCACCAAGGTATCAGCCAGCGAAGTCATGGAGTGA
- the sp3 gene encoding transcription factor Sp3 isoform X1, with protein MTAPEQPLKADDMAALDADGSQNDFVQEEEDRGNQPSDPSAQLTGTDRWQVVTPTTTAKDDSGIIQIQSQGILTSNGQYVLPLQNLQSQPIFVTSGRDASSANSVPNIQYQVIPQIQTADGQLSFSASSVEAQSLTQDATGQIQILTDGSQSLGVATSASILNNNQNLLSQTGNVQQIQGVSVGSSTFTNQGHVVTSVPVGLPGNITFLPINSVDLDSLGLSGAQTIATGVTADGQLIMASQPAESSESLAKPEDHLSQTLPASDSNANSEMFGSSSSSQLHASANENDLLTQDSSAGQTDSSAAIEESYAQQNQEQSVQVSSAQPVLQLQQVPLQTTNGQVVQSIASAGGQNLQNVQLINPGTFIIQAQTVTPSGQIQWQTFQVQGVQNLQNLQLPTTPPQQITLAPMQTLSLGNISAGQIPNLQTVTVNSMGQQEGNQGAAADIQIKEEPDSRDWLGTDSTLNPSDLSNLHARLVDDDDQLGQEGKRLRRVACTCPNCKDSGGRGSGTGKKKQHICHIVGCGKVYGKTSHLRAHLRWHSGERPFVCSWMFCGKRFTRSDELQRHRRTHTGEKKFVCPECSKRFMRSDHLAKHIKTHQNKKGVNSGGAVVASMESAGSSDSIITTAGGTTLILANIQQSSNNAQDILANAEIPLQLVTKVSASEVME; from the exons ATGACTG CTCCAGAACAGCCGCTGAAGGCCGATGATATGGCTGCCTTGGATGCTGATGGAAGCCAGAACGACTTTGtacaggaggaggaagacaggGGGAACCAG ccGTCCGATCCATCTGCACAGCTCACTGGAACAGACAGGTGGCAGGTGGTAACCCCCACCACAACAGCAAAGGATGACTCTGGAATTATACAGATCCAAAGTCAGGGAATCTTAACGTCAAACGGACAGTATGTTCTTCCTCTCCAAAATCTACAAAGTCAACCAATCTTCGTGACGTCGGGAAGGGACGCCTCCTCTGCCAATTCAGTGCCTAACATTCAGTATCAAGTAATTCCTCAGATCCAGACGGCAGACGGGCAGCTGAGCTTCTCCGCGTCCAGCGTGGAGGCTCAGAGTTTGACTCAGGACGCCACAGGGCAGATTCAGATCTTGACTGACGGCAGCCAGAGTCTGGGTGTGGCCACATCTGCAAGCATCCTCAACAACAATCAGAACCTCCTTTCACAGACTGGTAATGTGCAGCAAATCCAAGGGGTTTCTGTTGGCAGCTCCACTTTCACCAACCAGGGCCATGTTGTTACCAGTGTGCCTGTGGGCTTGCCCGGGAATATTACCTTCCTTCCTATTAACAGCGTTGACTTGGACTCCCTTGGCCTTTCGGGGGCTCAGACTATAGCAACAGGAGTTACTGCTGACGGCCAGCTGATTATGGCGAGCCAGCCTGCAGAGAGCTCGGAGAGCCTGGCCAAGCCAGAGGACCACCTCTCACAGACACTACCAGCAAGTGACTCGAATGCAAACTCTGAGATGTTTggctcctcatcttcatctcaGCTGCATGCTTCAGCAAATGAGAATGATCTGCTGACACAGGACAGTTCTGCAGGTCAGACCGACTCCTCTGCTGCTATTGAAGAAAGTTATGCTCAACAGAACCAGGAGCAGAGCGTGCAGGTGTCTTCAGCCCAGCCGGTCCTCCAGCTTCAGCAGGTGCCTCTTCAGACCACCAACGGTCAGGTGGTCCAGTCCATAGCATCAGCAGGCGGGCAGAATCTCCAAAATGTCCAGCTGATCAACCCGGGGACCTTCATCATTCAAGCTCAAACGGTCACACCATCCGGTCAGATACAGTGGCAGACCTTCCAGGTCCAGGGAGttcagaacctccagaacctccagcTGCCCACCACGCCACCCCAGCAGATAACCCTGGCACCTATGCAGACCCTGTCTCTGGGAAACATCAGTGCAGGGCAGATTCCCAACCTACAGACGGTCACCGTCAATTCAATGGGCCAGCAGGAGGGAAACCAGGGCGCCGCTGCAG aCATTCAGATCAAGGAGGAGCCGGACTCCCGAGACTGGCTCGGCACAGACTCCACACTGAACCCAAGCGATCTGTCCAACCTTCACGCCAGGCTTGTAGATGACGATGACCAGCTTGGCCAAGAAGGCAAGCGGCTGCGCAGAGTGGCGTGTACCTGTCCAAACTGTAAAGACTCAGGTGGCAG AGGATCCGGCACAGGGAAGAAGAAGCAGCACATCTGCCACATTGTGGGCTGTGGGAAAGTTTATGGAAAGACATCACACCTGCGAGCACACCTGCGCTGGCATTCTGGGGAGCGACCTTTTGTCTGCAGCTGGATGTTCTGTGGGAAGAGGTTCACACGCAGCGATGAGCTGCAGAGGCACCGGAGAACACACACTG GCGAGAAGAAGTTCGTCTGCCCAGAATGTTCCAAGCGCTTCATGCGGAGCGACCACCTGGCGAAACACATCAAAACCCATCAGAACAAAAAAGGCGTGAACTCTGGCGGCGCCGTGGTGGCCTCGATGGAATCGGCAGGTTCCTCCGACAGCATCATCACCACGGCAGGCGGGACCACCCTCATCCTCGCCAACATCCAGCAGAGCTCCAACAACGCCCAGGACATCCTGGCCAACGCAGAGATCCCCCTGCAGCTCGTCACCAAGGTATCAGCCAGCGAAGTCATGGAGTGA